Genomic segment of Benincasa hispida cultivar B227 chromosome 1, ASM972705v1, whole genome shotgun sequence:
TTAAAGATGGTGCAATCTTACCCCAAATTATACTCCAGCGAGAACACAACACTCCAGTAGCGATGGCATTGAACTGATGGTGGCGACGACCCAGATCTAGTGTGACCAACTCCGGTGAGTAAAACCTCGTCGAGTGTTGGTGGTAACGTGACCAGGCGGACGAATGACGGTGTTGAATTTGGCAATGACGCGACCTGAGTAGGCGAGCGGCGACGTCGATGGTTTGAGTAGGCGAGCGGCAGCGTCGACGGTCTGAGCAGGCGAGCGACGGCTAAAGAAAAACCAGGGGGTCTCCACGGCCACacgaagaagaaggagaagaaggaaacCTCTTTTTTCTTTGCATGCTTTACGAGGAGCccctaaatataaatatttataagcaAAGTTTCCCTATTCATTAATCCTAACTtccaatataaatatatatatatactttctCTTCCTCTTAAAACTCCGTAATTCCCTAATTAAAATAACAACCCTCATTAAACAAATCCACGACTAACTTAAGTtcaaatctctaaattttttaaccatatatatttaaattgaatttttctcttaacccaataattaaattctaatttgaaactaaaaaaaggACAACATTCCCAGTTAACTCAAgataaagaaaattgaatttatcttaaaattttCGGGACGTCacattgactttttttttattcgaATTTACAATCTGCGGCCAACCTCTTCAAATtccttcttttttaaaaaaaaattatttctaaaatcaccGTCAATCGcacattccaattttttttcgtCCCCTTTTCAGTTCACACCATCTCTTTGAATTTCCTTTTTTCTCTTCGCCAacgatttcaattttttttacaactcaatttcaatctcaaattttagcaataaattaaactaatattttgatccatttttttcttttcaaagtaACAACACAATAGAAACCATATTcctattgaaaaaataaattcaacaaagaaatccatcaaaaagaaaacatatacCCAATCTAGAGCCTAGACTCTGATACGAAATGATATGAAAATCCTAGGAATTGAAAATCAGGACCCCAATTATTGAACCCCTCAAATTCTAAAACTCCTAAATCAATTGATGCCAAGTTAAAGGGAAAAACTAGAATTGGATTACATTTTTATCAAAGACCAACAGATAAGGAAAATTAATCCTCTAGTAGAGGTTTGAATATTCCACAAGCAAGATGATTAGACTTACCTAAATGCTCAAGCATGCAACCCTATATCAAGTATTGCAAAGGTTGGTGATGAATCTCCATCATCATCATAGaggaaaatttcaatttcaataaataaataaataaataaaaatctttAAACAACCTAATTGCCAAACTTTAAATAGTCtcccaattaaaaaaaaaaaaaaaaccctaatgcCTCATAGTAGAGTAATAAAATTATCCCTacttaaatgtcatataaatgataaattattaaaattacatcaaaattattaaataaaaactaattaataatttgatgCTTGGACGTTGATCAGAATTTATGACTTTTGACAAACTCATTCAAGGGTTAATTTGTgtcttattcaataaaactttgTGTAGAACTTTAAATTATTGGAAATTAGTGGGTTTATGAAGATTTTGAATTTTCCAATCtattctactaaaaaaattagatgcaagaaaattatatgaaaatcattttccttGTATTTTACTGATATACTTAATCAAAGTACGGTACCCAGACATTTTTAAGGAAGCGAATCTCAACAAGTGTTATATTTGGCAAGTTAGAATAAATGAGAATGTGGTTTTATATTGAGCGAAGGATTTgaaccttaattttctttcacgTCAGTTTGTTTAATGTTTTCTATATCCTTCtctatttatatttgaattaaaattatggGTAATTAcaactttaataaataaaaaaaaattgaaaactagaTGCATGTCCCTAGGTTTTGCTGTTTTGTAAATATGTCAAAAAACTTCTTAtctgatttctatttgattgttatgtgattgttatCTGGTTTCTATGTAATTGTTATGTAATTGTCACACTTGTAATTATAAAATAGTTGAAATCGTggctttggtttatttttcatACAATGTAATTTCTCTTagaattaaattttggtttatttatttttttattacaaactttctcattaatttattgaaaattttgaattaaacaaaatgatatattttttcatCTTCCATTTTATATGGGGAAACTAATTTTTGAAATATGTCTCTTCTGCAATGTGTACTTCTATTTTGTAAATTACTTcaatacacttttttttttttatcttcatttatagaaaaaaaaattgacttaaGAGTAAgtttaaaataagtttaaagTTTGAGGGTAAAATGCAACTTTCAATAGTttagaaatataaatataattgaaatttgtCAAATATTTAGGGacatttttcataattaaatatcaatatgtaagccattgttttttttttctttgaaaagcAATATGTAAGCAATTGAAATAACGTTTCCTAtgatcattatatatatatctaaaatcACCTTAATATTAACTTAACTGTAATACTTAGTTTGTTAAAGTTTCTATATTTACCCTCTAAAAaaggagaaaggaaaaaaaaattaaaaaaaatacttcagtcccatttagtaatcatttttgttttgtttgttaatcatttgatttttaatttttgtttttgaaaatgaagcttacttccacctccaattttttttttattatctaatttttaccaatgatttaaaaaatcaagccaaattttgaaaactaaaaaaaatagcttttaaaaatttgtttttgtttttggaattcgACTacgaattcaaccattatatgAAAGATGCAAATCGTTGTAATAAATGATAAGGAAGtatgattaattttcaaaatccaaaaataaaaaatgaaatggttaccaaacggggacttcactttttgttttttgttttttgttttttgaaaattaggcttatttcctctcattttcttataatggtttggatattttttaagtataagagttgaattcttacccaaaattcaaaaacaaaagcaagtttttaaaaactatatattttttagttttcaccatttggattggttttttaaaagatgagtaaaaagtaaataataaagcaataaattaaGAGGTAGAAGAGGTatttgtaagcttaatttttaaaaactaaatgagACTTGAATtactttgaattaatttaaaaaaaatacaagaaaaaaaaaaaaaaaaaacagtgtgGTCAGCAATTATTTCAAGAGctcaaaaattacaaattagtCTAACAACCAGTAGAGATACTTAGCTTAAGAATAAGTGAAAAAAGgagttaaattacaagtttatttGTTAAACTTGGAAGATTGTGTCGatttaatttttgaacttttaaaagtgtcTAAAGgtattttaaactttcaatcatGTATATAataatctttgaatttttatcCTTCATTATAACTCAACTCGAGTTGAAGTGGTATATTCTTTTGTATATGGATATGATTTTGACCATAAATACTAAATATCACGGCCTAACGATACAAATTTGTCTGAATGGACAACCACATCTTTTGTCCCAAAATAATTATTCAAGTCAAAGTGATTACACAATATAACAATATATCCTTTTGTGTTTGTGTGTGATTTAGactttatatatgaaatatcatGTTCTAACAATATATATATGCTTGAACAGATAATCACTATCCTTTATTTTTTAACGTTCcataaatttctattttatctttttttaaggGGTGTTTGAGCCACCAACTTGAAATTGATGGAGTGAGTTTATAATTCACTCAGGGGGTGTTTGATGGGTGGGCTGGAGTTGGGTTGGGTGGACTTAAAAAGCCCACCCCGTGTTTGGTGGACGATAAAATTAAAACGGTTTTAAATCCACCGATTTACCTTCTTGATTTGTACCTTCGTTTCACCCTTATTTGTAGGTTTATAATTACTCTGTCCCCTCTCTCTATCTTCCCGTCCCGCGTTTTCATTAATCAGATCTCTCTctcatctcatcttcttccttctttcgtCGTTCGATTTGTTCTCTTCATCTGATCTCTTCGTTCTCCTTCGTTTGGAATGGGTTGTATTCATCTTTTCGTTTCTCTTCTTTGGTTTGTTTgtatgtctattttttttttcttttcttgatttttttgtaTGTTTATGCCTCTCAAACTTCTTTGGTTTCTTCTTAGATCGGGTAGATACGAACGCTTTCTAGTAGATCTAATAATATTTCGGTAGATATAACGATCTAACCATTTTTTTAGTATACATGGACGATTTTATAGTAGATCtagtgtttttttattttctgttgAGATCTAAATTTGTTTTCGATTACTTTGTTTGACGCTGAATATTTATACGTTGTCCTCTTGATTTCCTCATGCCATATTCTTCCTTGATTTTTCGATTCTGAATTGTTCTGATTTATCAAGCATGTTTGTGACTACCTAGAGTTTACTTCTATAATTTGTTCTTCACTCTTACAATTAGTTTCCACTTTTGTTTCCAAACTGTTCTGATTTATTGACCACGTTGTCTTCTTGTTTCTGATTTATCTAGCATGTTTGTGACTATCTAGGGTTTACTCctataatattatattcaattcGTGTCTAattgtattaaatttatctCTATTATTCCTTCCCTTGAtgatatgtgtttttttttctgacTGTCTTCCATACTTGTTTGATCCAGATTTCCTCTTGCCGCTTCAATATTAAAGCATGTGTCATTCCCTTACCGTTTTTAGTATGCTTTTCCATTGAAATTGGACGGTGAGTGAATTCTTAGTAGGGGATGCTGACCGTGTTATTAGAGCTTGGTGGGGGTCAATCCACCACAAAAACAggtatgttttcttttctttttttttttccttgaaggCCGATGATGGTTTGTTCCAAAAATCTGCAATATCATATTTGGGTATGATTtctgttttaattttatttcttttttatttttagattaaaGAAAAACATGCATCTCTGTTTTCCTTATCTTTTGAGTATGATTtctgttttaattttatttctgttaacatgattttttttaaaatttccttTCCATATGTTTTTCCTTATCTTTTGAGtatgatttatgttttaattttatttcctttcaatcTATTTTCTGTTCTAACTCTAgtgaatggatttttttttccgttccattgaatttatttttagtattcaaataaatttaatttttgtacatttaaatttgacttcaattttagaaatattgaaactatttattttctttgcttgtagttggatttGTTACAATGAAATAACTTCTTGAAATTCTGAGGTCTTCTAATCTGTATTGTTATGTCCGTATTTTGTATTTATGTCCATTTTTAGCTCAACCACCCAATTAATATTAACCTGACTAttacttaatttatttattttttagttgaCTGTCTTTAATATGAGTTTATTGTAATTACTGTTTGAATTTATTGAGGTTAGGTGCACTTAAGTGTACCTAACTTTACTCACCAACTACCCTTATTGTGTCTTCTACTTATATCTCAATCTCTTCTCATATTTTTTGAGACTTCTTCATAGACTCCTTTGGTAAAGTGTGTTGGGATATCCCTGATACttcctttttatttcaattttctcttaaaTCCATTTTACATTATCGTATGTGCTGTCTGGTTGTTGCAATATACTTTGTTTCCTTCTTCCACTTCTAACAAACTTATTCCTCCATATAAGGTATGCCTTCTTTTTTCCTTATAATCAAAGTAAGATTTTTcgctaacattttttttttgttaggcCCTTAACCTATTATTTTGCCTCCTAGTTGTGGACTATCTCGATTTTCGTTCACTTTGAATATAAACAAAGTTATGATCTCGTATATTTTATTACTACTTTAATCGTATTAATATACATTATGGTCTAACTACACTTCTTTTTCTTCCGTGTAGGGCCCAAACTAATCGAACATATCTTTTGTAATTAGTTTGAGGTTCATAAGTTTTACGTTCTGTCTATTCTTTGTTGTACTTGTTGGGGACTGTTTAGTTGTAATGCATTATGGTTATGTATTTTTTACTTGCATGTTCAACATTTTCCCACATTTTCTCCCTTGTGAGAATATTGTCTATTTTTTACTTGTATGttcaatattttttacttgtatttTTGACTTGTATGTTCAACATTTTTTACTTGTATGTTCAACATTTTCCCACATTTTTCCACCAATTCTAATTGTCCATTTTATTGATCCAGAAATAATTCTATGTGTTGCATGGTATTTTACAATAAGTCTAAGGAGtattaattaatacacttttgaGAAGTTCATGATTTCAATGgatacaattattattttacggcttaaatttatacaatacaaatattaaaatgtataaactgaaaataattatattttttgcatgatattttaaaaataagtctaaggtgtattaattaatacacttaTGAGAAGTTCAAAGTTTcagttgatacaattattattttacggtttaaatttatacaatacaaatattaaaatgcATAAACTGAAAACTTTTCcaagttatttattattaatccATTGTATTTACTTTAAAAACATGTTAACAGAAGAAGAATAATAACATATTTGGGTATGATTtctgttttaattttatttcttttttatttttagattaaaGAAAAACATGCATCTCTGTTTTCCTTATCTTTTGAGTATGATTTTTGttaacatgattttttttaaatttcatttccaTATGTTTTTCCTTATCTTTTGAAGGTATCTTGACAGTTTGACGTTGACCTACACTTACTACCTTTTGCGGTGGTAGAATTGGTTTATATGGTTTTTGAACCCATTCTTGTCTGTGTCCAACTAGGAAAATTGGTTCGGCATAAGCAGCAAGCACACACTCAACTGTAAACCATTTTGCACATAATGTTTGAACATTAATGTTTCTCAGGGTCGCTACAGATATTGCATGAGAGCACGAGATCTCGAGGCAATTAAACTCTATAGACGTACATATCCATTGTGAAACCCAGAGCCCATCTTCCCTTATAGcataaaataaaaggaattaactaagagTTAAATTCTAGGATAAGAGTAGGAAGGACCCTACGTGATGAAAAGGAATTGAGTACTTTGGAAATAAATCCTAAATGGTGAAGATGTGGTTAATTAAAATCCTACTGTAAAGTTGACTAAGTGTTTAGGCATTGTTATGCGTttgccataagatcttggagagattgcttgggcaaagggagaagttgaagtgggagtgatgcatgccttggaggttagaccaacgCATTAGGCTCAATCGGATGCGTTGGAGGATGGTATGCGGTTGAAGGAAGGTAGCCAAGGGTGATGCATTGGGGTGGCACACGGGCATGCGAGGGTGCACAGGGTAAGCTAGGACGTGGGGCAAGGCAGGCGctggagggtggcatgcgtcGATACCCAACACCCATGCCAAGCACCTATGCATCGACGCCAATGCTCATGCCAAACGTCCATGCGTTGATGGCCATTGCCTAGCCAAACGCCTATGTGTCGATGTAGCCAAGCGCCTATGCGGTGATATAGCCAAGCGCCCATGCATCATTGTGGCCGAGCGAGCCATGTTAAGTCGATGCGGCCAAGCGCCTATGCGGCGATGCGTCGATGCGGCTAAGCGAGTCATGGTAAGTCGATGCGGCCAAGCTCCTATGCGCTGATGCAGCCAAGCGCCTATGTGTCAATGCGGCCAAGCGGCTATACGTCGATGCGGTCGAGCGAGCCATGTGTCAATTCTaagcgcccatgccaagcgaCCCATACGAGCGATGCGTTGGTGTCGTGCGaccttgctatgcgttggaggTTGACGATGGATGCATTGAACATAGGCCATGTGATGGGCTAGGTTGGACACATGGTGGTTGGCTCTTGCAATGGTTAAGGTTTGTGATGACTGAGTGAATTGGGTTGCGATGGTGCTGTGTTGAAAACCAAGGGGAACCAAGGGTTGCTATGTGTTGAATTCATTCTATGTGTTGATGACCTACTATGCGTTCTTGATTACACTATGTGTTGATATCCGAGGCTAGCTGTATACATTGAGAAGGGGTGTTGGTCATCACCCTAGTGAACGCATATTGAGTGGAATGGATGCATAAGAAGGATGAGCTCATATGAAGGACGTCATCAGACATGTGGCTTGCtaggaagaaatcttaagccttaaggaTTTGAGGTGGGTGCATGAGGAGACATACAAAATTAAGTCCCATGCGTTGGCTATGTAAGAGAAGGACACCCAACATTGCGTTGATTAAACATTACGTTAATGGGGTAAGGTGAAGATACCTCAAGCAGGAGGTGGAAAGGACTGGAGGTTGGCAATCGCTAATGGAAACACTTGGATGAGAAGGTGTCGAACAAATAGGGcttttggatgcctataaaaggGGAGGATGCCCCATTTCAACCTACACATCATTCTTAAAGATCataaagagaggaaaaataagAGGAAGGAAAGCAAAATTGTGGGTCAGAGATACAAGCAAGGACGCGGAGGAGGCAGAACTGTACGGACAGACACGAAAGCCAACTTCAAACAAGAAGTTCTTCCAAACCACTCGTGCAAATCAGGTGATTATTAGACCAAAAGCTTCTAAATGAAGTGTAGTTTCTGTATAAGTTGCCTCAATGAAATGCTAAACTTAAAgctgtcaaaattaaggaaaacGGAGAGGTGCTCACCAGAAAGGAGACAGTCGGGCCAGGAGAAATAAATTTGAGACTCGGAACTTTCgcaaagaaatttgaaggtgaaactttaaggtattatagttaagacattttcacacattttCACACATTGTAGTTAAGCTTAAAACTGGAATAGGATCCGATAGTAGAACTAGGGAAACCGGGTGAACTGCGAGGAAAATTCTCCACAAACTCACTATGAGTGGTCTTTCTTCGTTTTTTCTTTTGAGCATATTGTAAAGTTAATATGTTGTAGGTTATGCTATGTATGATGTTGGGATAGTCAGGGGGTCTAAGGACCTAGAACCTGAGCCCAGAGTGAATCCTTACAGGATAGTCAGGGGATCGAGGAGTCTAGTGCCTGAGCCTGTGGGACAGAAAAACCCTTaaaatgggatggtcagagggctgaCGGACCTAGTTTCTGAGCCCATGATAGGaagagctatgtgcacataggttgaTATTGTGGTTATGATATTGTATGTTAAacatctaccgtgtgtgtaggtggaTTCGTGAAAGCTGCATGTTTCGTTGGAGGTTCGCTTGGGAACCACATGATTATATTTGTGGAAGATTTGTATTTgtgttaccactcactgagctttgtaaaaGCTCATGGTTTGTCTCTATATTTACCTTGTAGGTAGCTTACGAGTCCAGGTTGCGGTGTTGGTTAAGGTCTACCACAAGTTTGGAAATAGTTGTGAATAAAATTGGTTACCGGGATAGGGTTTCCATGTTTTTGTAAATTTGAATTTGTAAACTAGTTTCTAATAAAAACATGTAATATTTTCCGCTGCGAACATAATGAAAAGAAACCAGTAGATTAGCCAAAGTATTAATAGTTAATATCACGCCTCACCTCGGGCTCAAGAGCGCGGGCTCGGGGCGGAGTGGGACATCCGTGAACGAAGATAAaccaacccccccccccccaaaataTCCATCGTccacattaattatatgcatatTCACTGGAGAAACACGACATGTTCTAGACATCAATTTTGATTCCTTAAGAATACTCATTGCGTAATCAGTTATAATGTTTGTACATGCCATTGCATGTGTACGTCGGATATAAAACCAACCTTATAGCCACTCGTGGATATGCTTTAATAGCTTTATGATTGGTAGTTCTCGTGCATCTTTCAACATTCTATTGAGGTATTCTACTATATTTGTCGTCATCTTGTCATACTTACAATAGACTTGATAAACCCTTGCCCACAGTTGTAATCCAACCTCCTCAAGATAGGCCATCACACCAGGATATTGATGGAGCTTAGCCCAATACATCTGAAATTCAAACATTCTATAAGCTTTTGCCACTAGATAGAAGTGTGGGATTATGTTCCTATTCTTGAATTTGTCAACcaaattgttccaaatatggtaTATACATAGGGCATGAAATGCATCAGGGAATATACTTGCAACAGCCTTTGCAATTGAGATGTGACGATCTGATATAATCACTAAATTGGGAACATCTCCTATCAAAGCCGTCAAATGAGTCATGAACCAAGTCCATGATGCATCGTTCTCACCATCTACAATACTGAAGGCGATAGGATATATGTTGATATTACCATTGATATACGTTGCTATtaacaacatacctttgtaTTTCTCATGCAAATGGGTCTCATCAACAACGATTACTAAGCAGATGCAGTTTAAAAAGCCCCTGATAcacatgaaggaactcttattcaagagtacctacgagtggAAGTGGATATTTCCAATACATTATGACAGAATTCCCACAtgtacattcaaacatactaaaatgcattcataatgctaaagagattgAGAGATCATACCACTTAAAGATTtattcttcacagcaaatctaaaacccaatcgtctacctcgaacagtctccacatgaatagaaGGAAACAAAGATGACACCACCATtcagagcccttagtattcttggagtgagaatccaaagtgtgaactttgtttggatttggcagaggggaggaggaagagagatcgtacacagtgatcaagcaagtgggagatgagctcgtctatcgtataacAAGATGCTTGAatgtttaggtgaagtatatggtcgtgtaggaaaaggtaaacgatcgtctaaacgatcgtgtaggaaaaattaagcgatcgtctatataatcgtttaataaatatcgggagctaaacgatcgtttagtaaataacgCGAGGGTGTAATCGGTAAGTGATTGCTTAGCAATATtatataggtaagcgatcgtgcaagcactgattttctaagcgatgacacactctTTAACACAATTTTCGCGCATCTCTTGCTTAACACATCGTGAgctattcaaaataaaaacatctaaatgtgcaaagtcaataagtgaagtaaatattatatatattatacatcacaagtgttcttacaaagttgtttacaaactatagaacgagactttagggcacaaaccccaacaacacGAATAAAGTACCATGAAGACGTACTTAAAGTGTTGTCCGTCCTCTACTTCAACCTCAAATATCGTACCTGGATTTCCAAGCTTGAGTTCCTCGCCATATGCCCTAACGATAGCATATGATCCTTTTGGCGACCCTCGTGCATACACCAATCTGTACTCTCTAGTGCGATAAATCTACccataacttatgttcactcCATAATCTCGTCGGACATCCTTAATTACATCCCTTGGGTGGTAGGTTCGAACAACTTGTTCATGTTTGGACTTGATT
This window contains:
- the LOC120079219 gene encoding protein FAR-RED ELONGATED HYPOCOTYL 3-like, yielding MCIRGFLNCICLVIVVDETHLHEKYKGMLLIATYINGNINIYPIAFSIVDGENDASWTWFMTHLTALIGDVPNLVIISDRHISIAKAVASIFPDAFHALCIYHIWNNLVDKFKNRNIIPHFYLVAKAYRMFEFQMYWAKLHQYPGVMAYLEEVGLQLWARVYQVYCKYDKMTTNIVEYLNRMLKDARELPIIKLLKHIHEWL